The following are encoded together in the Candidatus Cloacimonadaceae bacterium genome:
- a CDS encoding HNH endonuclease signature motif containing protein, with product MSAVTLKTVKRLFALSKNRCAYPKCYQAIVDNDGTVLGDICHINAAKPKGPRYDKNQTPEARDGYENLVLMCKKHHKLIDANVQKYTSGVLLQYKQLLEDRTVLEITPDEASKSLILFNSYISKIEAQEVNIVLTPGSGIQNNTIIFKNSKKGSTGSVPIAGTISTNNEMRGYVQYLIDRFNEMASKGERKGRVFSYAIIYTNIKKEFGSKWDYLSESRFPDLVAYLQKKISGTEMGRKLRQKSGDMYHSFEEHLKIMR from the coding sequence ATGAGTGCAGTTACCTTAAAAACCGTTAAGAGACTTTTCGCTCTATCAAAGAACCGTTGTGCTTATCCGAAATGCTATCAGGCGATAGTTGATAATGATGGAACTGTTTTGGGAGATATATGCCACATTAATGCAGCCAAGCCAAAAGGCCCAAGATACGATAAAAACCAGACACCTGAGGCAAGAGATGGGTATGAAAACCTTGTCCTCATGTGTAAGAAACATCACAAACTCATCGATGCGAATGTTCAGAAATATACCAGCGGGGTACTCTTGCAGTACAAGCAACTGCTTGAAGACAGGACGGTTCTTGAAATCACTCCGGATGAAGCATCTAAATCTTTGATATTGTTTAATAGTTATATCAGTAAAATCGAAGCCCAAGAAGTTAACATAGTACTTACACCCGGCTCTGGAATACAGAATAATACCATTATTTTCAAAAACTCAAAGAAAGGCAGTACAGGCTCTGTTCCAATTGCTGGCACGATTAGCACTAACAACGAAATGCGTGGCTATGTTCAATATCTGATTGATAGATTCAATGAAATGGCTTCGAAAGGCGAACGGAAAGGGCGAGTATTCAGCTATGCCATTATTTATACAAATATCAAAAAAGAATTTGGGTCAAAGTGGGATTATCTGAGTGAATCGAGATTTCCTGATCTGGTGGCCTATTTGCAAAAGAAGATATCTGGCACAGAAATGGGTCGTAAACTAAGGCAAAAATCTGGAGATATGTACCATTCGTTCGAAGAGCACCTCAAGATAATGAGATAA
- a CDS encoding phage minor head protein, translating to MNYYDQLMLEYYRVLNNAWKTEIRDATRLAIQMLSDMPRTEKLNKDSLDKLMGIINTQLGDDFAALVNEPTKAIIDRCVRLGLKDTQVQAPTKTSIGLWGIEDQHLSSTIQKQQLFWIGNHFEADVRQNFADTLTKAIEQGYTKEMLADTLKDQFNDIANRSSNYWQGLAEHTALRIREFGRLQGYKKAKARYYKLVVILDDRTSDICRALAAQDKVYPLNDALEVMDNLMALDTKYSSLDDAREYIKALAPWIKDDQIDYDSEMNPVGVSEAHTPFPPFHWKCRTTTEITF from the coding sequence ATCCAAATGCTGAGTGACATGCCCAGAACCGAGAAGCTCAACAAGGACTCCTTAGATAAGCTTATGGGCATCATCAATACCCAGTTGGGAGATGACTTCGCAGCACTGGTCAATGAGCCCACCAAAGCGATAATAGACCGCTGTGTGCGGCTCGGACTCAAGGACACCCAAGTGCAAGCTCCAACCAAGACCAGCATTGGACTCTGGGGCATTGAAGATCAGCATCTTTCCTCAACCATTCAGAAGCAGCAGTTGTTCTGGATTGGGAATCACTTTGAGGCAGATGTGCGTCAGAACTTTGCCGATACACTCACCAAAGCAATTGAGCAAGGTTATACCAAAGAGATGCTTGCCGATACTCTCAAAGACCAGTTCAATGACATTGCCAACCGCTCATCCAACTATTGGCAAGGTTTGGCAGAGCACACAGCACTCAGAATAAGGGAGTTCGGAAGGTTACAAGGCTACAAGAAAGCCAAAGCCAGATACTACAAACTCGTAGTAATCCTGGATGACCGCACCAGTGATATCTGCCGGGCATTGGCAGCCCAGGATAAAGTCTATCCTCTGAACGATGCTCTGGAAGTGATGGACAATCTGATGGCTCTGGATACCAAGTACAGCAGCCTGGATGATGCCCGTGAATACATCAAAGCCCTTGCACCCTGGATCAAAGATGATCAGATCGATTACGACTCAGAGATGAACCCAGTTGGTGTCTCCGAAGCGCATACTCCATTCCCACCGTTTCATTGGAAGTGTAGGACGACAACGGAGATCACCTTCTAA